Proteins encoded together in one Lepisosteus oculatus isolate fLepOcu1 chromosome 2, fLepOcu1.hap2, whole genome shotgun sequence window:
- the LOC138225469 gene encoding trace amine-associated receptor 13c-like, which produces MDIFIYSLVMELNEIGERQIVQYCFSSDNTSCPKETRSTVVYVILYVFFISVVMLTVFGNLMVIISISHFKQLHTPTNLLLLSLAVADFLIGLFVMPFVMVRYIETCWYFGRTFCIIFYSVLCILTVVSLSNVVFISIDRYFAVCHPLRYSSKITVSIVCISIIFSWSFSIFYVAIVFGMNFKRSENLNTCLGDCLFEMSVPWVIIDMLISFILPCSVMIVLYIKIFIVAKRHAQVISSVTGQHYCRDGSNSKISKRSERKAAKTLGIIMGVYLLCWIPYYLFSLVVGNINFSSSSIVMNSLFFLVNFNSALNPILYAFFYPWFQQSAKEILTFRICDPATTLITLFPGNH; this is translated from the coding sequence AtggacattttcatttattctcTGGTAATGGAATTAAATGAAATAGGAGAACGTCAAATAgtacagtattgtttttcaTCTGACAATACATCTTGCCCAAAAGAAACCCGATCAACAGTTGTTTATGTAatcctgtatgttttctttatatcAGTGGTGATGCTGACAGTGTTTGGAAACCTGATGGTGATTATTTCTATCTCTCACTTCAAGCAGCTCCACACACCAACTAACctcctcctgctctctctgGCTGTGGCAGACTTTCTAATCGGGCTTTTTGTGATGCCATTCGTAATGGTTAGATATATAGAAACTTGTTGGTATTTTGGGAGAacgttttgtattattttttactcaGTTCTTTGCATTCTTACAGTTGTTTCTCTTAGCAATGTTGTATTTATAAGTATTGATCGATATTTTGCCGTGTGTCACCCATTACGGTATTCTAGTAAAATAACAGTTAGTATCGTGTGCATATCTATAATATTCAGTTGGTCCTTCTCTATATTTTATGTGGCTATAGTGTTTGGTATGAATTTTAAAAGGTCTGAAAACCTAAATACCTGTCTTGGAGATTGTTTATTTGAAATGAGTGTACCTTGGGTCATAATTGACATGTtgatcagttttattttacctTGCTCTGTTATGATAgttttgtatataaaaatatttattgttgcCAAAAGGCACGCACAAGTGATCAGTTCAGTTACTGGACAACATTATTGTAGAGATGGAAGCAATAGTAAAATTTCTAAAAGATCGGAAAGAAAAGCAGCCAAAACTTTAGGAATTATAATGGGTGTATACCTTCTGTGTTGGATACCATATTATCTTTTCAGCCTGGTTGTCGGAAACATAAATTTTTCTTCGTCATCTATAGTAATGAATTCTCTGTTTTTTCTAGTTAATTTTAACTCTGCTCTGAATCCCATTTTGTATGCCTTCTTTTACCCCTGGTTTCAGCAATctgcaaaagaaatattaacatTTAGGATATGTGATCCAGCAACCACACTTATTACTTTGTTTCCAGGAAATCATTAA